One Parageobacillus sp. KH3-4 genomic region harbors:
- the cmr3 gene encoding type III-B CRISPR module-associated protein Cmr3 — translation MTKLTLTPVDTFFFKNHHVTEAGEDTVMESMFPPRPNTIYGALRAAYIHAHTTFDEFVRETDEHVKRWMGTPNQRGEFQLQYCALTYKQEILLPLPLDYQVIEEKNSLKAYPLLLANDEKPSSLQGKWRLASTRREKTKSSQHQYVSLQEWKHAILHEAPISSLISLSKLVVREEKVGIRLDIGRRTAQKGFLYRVTQGRFRDDGALAVYIGNGPDFSKVKFARIGGENRPWIIQQSEETFTLWDDKEKKQLAEKIKQTKVAKIIFLSPAIFERGSRPRDFDGEKVALPNGVTVKWLTAAIGRPELYGGWDIVRHRPKPRKWMVPAGSVIYVEVEEGDISKLLSAANGMHFTDEGAEEGFGFAVIAGASKSEEEL, via the coding sequence ATGACAAAATTAACGTTGACGCCGGTAGATACGTTTTTTTTCAAAAACCATCATGTTACGGAAGCAGGAGAAGATACAGTGATGGAGTCGATGTTCCCTCCTCGGCCGAACACGATTTACGGGGCTTTGCGTGCCGCTTATATTCACGCCCATACTACATTTGATGAATTTGTTCGTGAAACAGATGAACATGTGAAAAGATGGATGGGGACACCAAATCAACGAGGGGAATTTCAATTACAATATTGCGCACTGACATATAAACAAGAAATTCTTCTCCCGTTGCCATTAGATTATCAAGTAATTGAAGAAAAAAATTCTCTAAAAGCGTATCCGCTGTTGCTTGCAAACGATGAAAAGCCGTCTTCGCTGCAAGGAAAGTGGCGGCTTGCTTCTACAAGACGAGAAAAAACGAAAAGCTCCCAACATCAGTATGTTTCTCTACAGGAATGGAAGCATGCCATTTTACACGAAGCGCCAATATCATCTCTTATTTCGTTGTCGAAGTTAGTCGTGCGAGAAGAAAAGGTAGGAATTCGGTTGGATATAGGAAGGCGTACTGCTCAGAAAGGATTTTTATATCGAGTTACGCAGGGGCGTTTTCGTGATGACGGAGCTCTTGCGGTTTACATTGGAAACGGACCGGATTTTTCAAAAGTGAAATTTGCCCGCATCGGCGGCGAAAATCGCCCGTGGATTATTCAGCAGTCAGAAGAAACATTTACATTATGGGATGACAAAGAGAAAAAACAACTAGCAGAAAAAATAAAGCAAACGAAAGTAGCGAAAATTATTTTCCTATCCCCAGCGATTTTTGAAAGAGGTTCACGCCCGCGCGATTTTGACGGCGAAAAGGTGGCATTGCCGAATGGCGTGACGGTAAAATGGCTTACTGCCGCCATTGGGAGACCAGAGTTATATGGCGGCTGGGATATCGTCCGTCATCGTCCGAAACCACGAAAATGGATGGTGCCTGCTGGTTCGGTCATTTACGTAGAAGTGGAAGAAGGCGACATTTCGAAATTACTATCCGCTGCCAACGGAATGCATTTTACCGATGAGGGAGCAGAAGAAGGATTTGGCTTTGCAGTCATTGCAGGTGCAAGTAAAAGTGAGGAGGAATTGTAA
- a CDS encoding CRISPR-associated protein — protein MYQHIVITCGVSLLTGRANVFSINRDETMAEIRLLLDEKEINEEMEKKIECWLQYAKQFAHEVEHRPNRVSAEYSTVHELRKKGKLAERPTIVLFVTQTVGGRIVESILTSLLEMHFQANVRVIYVDIDVKNPKRMQETLGEYMSKLSYALSQGEPTSTCFAPIGGYKVMTSLGYIVGAFLNYPTAYLHEDHQVLHEIPPVPIHIKEEFVYEHLDLLRKCQKDVVPVQALSYQERQCVEQYPSLFYQEDGFVCLSAFGEFLLEQEKYRHLFDTAYFVSKQIADVLEHNRHQSLFIFQQLHELVKKLKYKEGNVSDLQHEKEFKTIRQEQVKYHLYKGASNGQTVFRLAYRYDEREDRLYANYLWLDHDRYEREASQGRGLYEDWSEFLDITNDLMTVVK, from the coding sequence ATGTATCAACATATCGTCATTACGTGCGGTGTTTCCTTATTGACTGGCAGAGCGAATGTTTTTTCGATAAACCGTGATGAAACGATGGCGGAAATACGACTGCTATTAGATGAAAAAGAAATCAATGAGGAGATGGAAAAGAAGATCGAGTGTTGGCTTCAGTACGCTAAGCAATTCGCGCATGAAGTAGAGCATCGGCCTAACCGTGTTTCCGCCGAATACTCGACGGTGCATGAGCTCCGCAAAAAAGGAAAACTGGCCGAGCGGCCGACGATCGTCCTTTTTGTGACGCAAACAGTAGGAGGTCGGATCGTAGAATCCATTTTAACGAGTCTATTGGAAATGCATTTTCAAGCCAATGTCCGTGTGATATACGTAGACATTGACGTAAAAAATCCAAAACGCATGCAAGAAACGTTAGGAGAATACATGTCGAAACTTAGTTACGCCCTTTCCCAAGGGGAACCAACATCGACATGTTTTGCGCCTATCGGCGGATATAAAGTGATGACGTCACTCGGTTATATTGTTGGCGCGTTTTTAAATTATCCGACTGCTTATTTACATGAAGACCATCAAGTTCTTCATGAAATTCCGCCGGTTCCGATTCATATCAAAGAGGAATTCGTTTATGAGCATTTAGATTTGCTTCGGAAATGTCAAAAAGATGTGGTTCCGGTTCAGGCACTGTCTTATCAAGAAAGACAATGCGTGGAACAATACCCTTCCTTGTTCTATCAGGAAGACGGTTTCGTTTGCTTAAGCGCTTTTGGAGAGTTTTTGCTAGAACAAGAGAAATATAGACATTTATTTGATACCGCTTATTTTGTGTCGAAACAAATTGCGGATGTCTTGGAGCACAATCGCCATCAATCATTATTTATTTTTCAGCAGCTTCACGAGCTTGTGAAAAAGCTGAAATATAAAGAGGGAAATGTGTCTGATTTACAACATGAAAAGGAATTTAAAACGATCCGTCAAGAACAAGTAAAATACCATTTATACAAAGGAGCAAGCAACGGACAAACCGTCTTCCGACTGGCGTACCGCTATGACGAACGGGAAGATCGGTTGTACGCTAACTACTTATGGCTTGATCATGACCGTTATGAACGTGAAGCTTCGCAAGGGCGCGGGCTTTATGAAGACTGGTCGGAATTTTTGGATATTACGAATGATTTAATGACGGTGGTGAAGTAA
- a CDS encoding DUF6426 family protein → MTKKFLKSILAFSLTFGLLLGGSIIASAENENSNTGCLLSNEANATLSKALDEAKESKVIKSQNGNMVVEITDPEVLKELEASIPEQDGKKLVGVSVAYTQTKNLSLSKNNSVVTPQWATGYYLKNIHTGEACGVSIIRQSTFKGPSTATLTVKENVSATWSSNTNISASTVSAGLGFSVTSSYEVSDTYQIKVPSGKTYTIVARPYYQTYNFDVWYDPIIGSDYKAGYGNASKPIGVCFYYYE, encoded by the coding sequence ATGACTAAAAAATTTCTAAAATCGATACTTGCTTTTTCACTAACTTTTGGTTTGTTATTGGGAGGTAGCATCATCGCTTCCGCAGAAAATGAGAATTCAAATACTGGGTGCTTATTAAGTAATGAAGCAAATGCGACATTGAGTAAAGCTTTAGATGAAGCTAAAGAATCTAAAGTTATTAAATCCCAAAATGGAAACATGGTAGTTGAAATAACGGATCCAGAAGTGCTTAAAGAATTAGAAGCTTCTATTCCTGAGCAAGACGGGAAAAAACTAGTTGGTGTTTCAGTGGCATACACTCAAACAAAAAACTTATCTCTTTCGAAAAATAATTCTGTAGTGACTCCGCAGTGGGCAACTGGTTACTATTTAAAAAACATTCATACTGGTGAAGCATGCGGTGTTTCAATAATAAGACAATCTACTTTTAAGGGACCATCAACTGCTACATTGACTGTGAAAGAAAATGTTTCTGCTACATGGTCATCTAACACAAATATAAGTGCTTCAACGGTTTCAGCAGGATTAGGTTTTAGTGTAACAAGTTCTTACGAGGTTTCGGATACTTATCAAATTAAAGTTCCATCAGGGAAAACATATACCATAGTCGCTAGACCGTATTACCAAACTTATAATTTTGACGTTTGGTATGATCCGATTATTGGAAGTGATTATAAAGCGGGATATGGAAATGCTTCCAAACCAATCGGAGTATGCTTTTATTACTATGAATGA
- a CDS encoding RNA polymerase sigma factor: MNDFELGKKLHEQLERVKAYLLKMGASLQDAEDITQETAYKFLTYIDSVNIENVERWLFRVSVNQYYDLCRKRNRQKNISLKFNYKELFEEFTPEKAVLQKELEKDIYILLDRLKPKYAQFLILKYSIGLKLTEIAALYDMKVDSVKTIIHRARKQFIEEYRRHQNERRE; this comes from the coding sequence ATGAATGATTTCGAATTAGGGAAGAAATTACATGAACAATTGGAGCGAGTAAAGGCCTATCTTTTAAAGATGGGAGCAAGTCTCCAGGATGCTGAGGATATTACCCAAGAAACGGCTTACAAATTTTTAACTTATATAGACTCCGTAAATATTGAAAATGTAGAACGTTGGCTTTTTCGTGTATCAGTTAATCAATATTACGATTTATGCCGTAAACGTAATAGACAAAAAAATATTTCATTGAAATTCAACTACAAAGAGTTATTTGAGGAATTCACCCCTGAAAAAGCAGTCCTTCAAAAAGAATTAGAAAAAGACATTTATATCCTTTTAGACCGACTCAAACCAAAATATGCACAATTTCTAATTTTAAAATACAGCATAGGCTTAAAACTAACAGAAATTGCGGCTTTGTATGATATGAAAGTAGATTCCGTCAAAACTATCATTCACAGAGCACGAAAACAATTCATAGAGGAATACAGGAGGCATCAAAATGAACGAAGAGAATGA
- a CDS encoding ATP-binding cassette domain-containing protein codes for MITIKNLSKTIRGNKILDNLNLQLKGITGIIGPNGAGKSTLMRIIASVEKGDKGSEIIFDKTNNEQIRIGYLPQNFSIYPNLTVYEVLKLLATLKGNFDSAHIEHLIELLNLDNYKNKKMKELSGGTHRRVGIAQALLNKPNYLIIDEPTAGLDIIECIKLRNILLTISEKVEDIIISSHLPEDIEYICNHIVVIEKGQKRFEGSLSEMIQRSENLSYEATIELNDLQKLNAIGEIVKIDKISNRLVKVKFITRKPIADHQLYKPVQPGFLGSYVSLLKGEVVL; via the coding sequence ATGATAACAATAAAAAATTTGTCAAAAACCATTAGAGGAAATAAGATACTAGATAATTTAAACCTACAGCTAAAAGGAATTACAGGGATAATTGGGCCAAATGGTGCTGGTAAATCCACATTAATGAGAATAATTGCTTCCGTGGAAAAAGGCGATAAGGGGAGCGAAATTATTTTCGATAAAACAAATAATGAGCAAATACGGATAGGATATCTGCCTCAAAATTTTTCTATTTATCCTAATTTAACAGTTTATGAAGTATTGAAACTACTCGCTACTTTGAAAGGTAATTTTGATTCTGCTCATATAGAACATCTAATCGAATTACTTAATCTCGATAATTATAAGAATAAAAAGATGAAGGAATTATCTGGTGGAACGCATCGAAGGGTAGGGATAGCTCAAGCCCTTCTAAATAAGCCTAATTATTTAATTATAGATGAGCCAACTGCTGGATTAGATATAATAGAATGTATTAAATTGCGAAATATTCTTTTAACTATAAGTGAGAAGGTGGAGGATATAATTATTTCTTCTCATTTGCCTGAAGACATTGAATATATTTGTAACCATATTGTAGTAATTGAAAAAGGGCAAAAAAGGTTCGAAGGTAGCTTAAGCGAAATGATACAACGCTCAGAAAATCTTTCCTATGAAGCCACTATAGAATTGAATGATTTACAAAAATTAAATGCTATAGGGGAAATAGTAAAAATAGATAAAATATCTAATAGGTTAGTAAAAGTAAAATTCATTACAAGAAAACCTATTGCGGATCATCAATTATATAAACCAGTTCAACCTGGATTTTTAGGCAGCTATGTATCTCTACTAAAAGGAGAGGTAGTATTATGA
- the cmr1 gene encoding type III-B CRISPR module RAMP protein Cmr1 — MVDNERLKASAIVETTYKLKLITPMAMHGANAKEKAEFRISSLRGVWRYWWRTLQEEKNHASLLEQEEGWFGGTQVKKQKSPVSLLLPRPLSGSKGESVLPHRTKSSFAVKTIPAGQETAVVMRALRKHEQLLETYELYFQYMLHLAGIGQRARRGFGAVQWEEHRWKTVADFAASLHEVLIRLGQRERFQFSDSGCIVKRKGETHTYHPVLSAVWVGEGQKTPQEVLKRFGEASHRANRYGRLGAVRPKRFASPLWCTVRKIGDLYYPIITEVEADSSVYKQPQYQRDRDLFLEIAGVRV, encoded by the coding sequence ATGGTTGATAACGAACGGTTGAAAGCGTCAGCGATCGTAGAAACAACGTACAAGTTGAAGTTGATAACACCGATGGCGATGCATGGCGCCAACGCGAAGGAAAAGGCGGAATTCCGTATTTCCTCATTGCGCGGAGTGTGGCGTTATTGGTGGCGAACGCTTCAGGAGGAAAAAAATCATGCATCGTTGCTAGAGCAGGAAGAAGGATGGTTTGGCGGAACACAGGTGAAAAAGCAAAAGTCTCCAGTGAGCTTGCTTTTACCACGCCCATTAAGCGGTTCAAAAGGAGAAAGCGTCCTTCCGCATCGAACAAAGTCGTCGTTTGCGGTTAAGACGATTCCAGCAGGACAAGAAACAGCTGTTGTTATGCGGGCATTGCGAAAACACGAGCAGCTGTTGGAAACATATGAATTGTATTTTCAGTACATGCTTCATCTTGCTGGAATAGGACAGCGGGCGCGGCGTGGATTTGGCGCGGTCCAATGGGAAGAACATCGTTGGAAGACGGTCGCGGATTTCGCGGCTAGCTTGCACGAGGTGCTTATTCGTTTGGGACAGCGCGAGAGGTTTCAGTTTTCCGACAGTGGATGCATTGTAAAGCGCAAAGGAGAAACGCACACTTACCATCCGGTGTTGTCAGCGGTTTGGGTCGGTGAAGGACAAAAAACGCCGCAAGAAGTGTTAAAGCGCTTTGGCGAAGCGTCGCACAGGGCGAACCGCTATGGACGGTTAGGCGCCGTTCGTCCGAAACGATTCGCTTCGCCGCTATGGTGTACCGTGCGGAAAATCGGGGATTTGTATTACCCAATCATCACCGAAGTAGAGGCAGATAGCTCTGTATATAAACAACCACAGTATCAACGAGATCGAGATTTGTTTTTGGAAATAGCTGGGGTGAGGGTATGA
- the csx2 gene encoding TIGR02221 family CRISPR-associated protein, with amino-acid sequence MARNVLLSFLGRNDYEYCFYTYRGQRSSYTRFVQTAIYELFRNEEPMDVIIFATKEAKESNWNDKVRDGQQVEGIKTAFQRIAPEANVKLVEMESGQDESANWKLFDSIIAEIGEGDTIYFDITHSFRSIPFVALIVLNYARLVKKATIGTLAYGWFEKLGRPNEVKQLSPEQRLVPIVDLTNMAELLDWTNGVDQFLRTGDASLIKELTERENRKVFCDANASPLLKQEVAELNKLAKQLDQTGKSIRTCRSLQVEEEVKKFRRQLEQVRHSQAEAIKPLVPLLDEMEKKYLNFGGNTIINGWEAARWCVDNGLIQSALTMLSENVVTAICRAFQLEVTNVMIRDDLHSVIRIIIRKTKKEEWKVHNVSFVEEMVEKLLPYRELLKPFGEVTELRNDMNHAGVRANPFTADRFAQRVKTVLNAMKPFFEEMAALSQ; translated from the coding sequence ATGGCTCGAAATGTGCTGTTGTCTTTTCTAGGCCGCAATGATTATGAATATTGTTTTTACACATATCGCGGTCAGCGCTCCAGTTATACGCGCTTTGTGCAAACAGCCATTTACGAATTATTTCGAAATGAAGAACCAATGGATGTGATCATCTTTGCGACGAAAGAGGCAAAAGAAAGCAACTGGAATGATAAGGTTCGTGACGGGCAACAAGTGGAAGGGATCAAAACTGCTTTCCAACGGATCGCTCCAGAAGCGAACGTCAAGCTTGTTGAAATGGAAAGCGGTCAAGACGAGTCCGCCAATTGGAAGCTATTTGATTCCATTATCGCGGAAATTGGCGAAGGGGATACGATTTACTTCGATATCACCCACAGTTTCCGCTCGATTCCATTTGTGGCGTTAATTGTGTTAAATTACGCGCGTTTAGTAAAAAAAGCGACGATCGGAACACTGGCGTACGGATGGTTTGAAAAACTAGGGAGACCAAACGAAGTGAAACAGCTTTCTCCTGAACAGCGGCTAGTGCCAATTGTGGATTTGACGAATATGGCAGAATTGCTTGATTGGACAAACGGAGTCGACCAGTTTTTGCGAACGGGAGATGCTTCTCTCATTAAAGAACTGACGGAGCGCGAAAATAGAAAAGTGTTTTGCGATGCCAATGCAAGCCCGCTATTGAAACAGGAAGTGGCAGAGCTGAATAAATTAGCGAAACAGTTGGACCAAACCGGAAAGTCGATTCGTACGTGCCGAAGCCTGCAAGTGGAAGAAGAAGTGAAAAAATTCCGCCGTCAGCTTGAACAAGTCCGTCACTCACAAGCGGAGGCGATTAAACCGCTTGTTCCGTTGCTGGATGAAATGGAAAAGAAATATTTGAATTTTGGCGGCAACACGATTATCAACGGGTGGGAAGCAGCGCGCTGGTGTGTAGATAATGGACTGATTCAGTCAGCGTTAACGATGTTGTCAGAAAATGTCGTTACGGCAATCTGCCGCGCGTTTCAGCTGGAAGTCACAAATGTGATGATCCGAGATGACCTTCATTCTGTCATACGGATTATCATACGAAAAACGAAAAAAGAAGAATGGAAAGTACATAACGTTTCATTTGTCGAGGAAATGGTAGAAAAGCTGCTTCCGTATCGCGAATTGTTGAAACCGTTTGGAGAAGTGACGGAACTGCGCAATGATATGAATCATGCTGGTGTAAGAGCAAATCCGTTCACGGCAGATCGATTTGCGCAACGAGTAAAAACGGTATTAAATGCGATGAAGCCATTTTTCGAGGAAATGGCGGCACTTTCACAATGA
- the cas10 gene encoding type III-B CRISPR-associated protein Cas10/Cmr2, with the protein MSKRQLVIFTVGPVQSFIASARKTEDFWSGSYILSYLVREAMKTLYQADPHCEIVYPLVSKEELENPSSRRLHIASIPNRFTAIVEGETEKAKAILQETEQSVRNVFCDFCFQAIDNVFPFLLDHEKEKLKTTTEAQIRSFLEIYWVAEPYDETAAFKQIRERAERRLGALKNEKRYESVPQHGLVCTVCKEREALCLEDIDEFDRYGTMKQKLERTWERCAGIYKEPEENSEQEQYVGRIKNNEFLCGICLGKRVARDYFTPIFKAAGTKFRTFPSVMEIGSGKYYAIVMMDGDNMGKWFSGENKEDYSRISQKLAHFSQKVVPNIVETDYHGRLVYAGGDDVLAFVPVDEALKIAEELRFAFSDEKKGLGKGATASVGLIVAHKKAPLQLVLNEVRRLEQKAKSYYSETTKQQKDALAIAVHTHSGEISEAVLPWTVEQEKITDELHQFLSLLKESLSPTFIHHFTQAFYPLLHEKYHLKWENKEMVRTELRRLLKRSMKEGAKIDNLDSHVETLMKLHDIVPSGYDFLYLLKILTFFKRKEGTEE; encoded by the coding sequence ATGAGCAAACGGCAATTGGTGATTTTTACGGTCGGACCAGTGCAGTCATTTATTGCATCGGCGCGGAAAACGGAAGATTTTTGGAGTGGAAGTTACATCTTATCTTACCTTGTGCGCGAAGCGATGAAAACGCTGTATCAAGCCGACCCGCATTGCGAAATTGTATATCCTCTCGTTTCCAAAGAAGAATTGGAAAATCCATCATCGCGCCGTCTCCATATCGCTTCCATTCCGAACCGATTTACGGCGATTGTCGAAGGGGAAACGGAAAAAGCAAAAGCGATATTGCAAGAAACGGAACAAAGCGTGCGAAATGTATTTTGCGATTTTTGTTTTCAAGCGATTGATAACGTGTTTCCGTTTCTTTTAGATCATGAAAAAGAAAAGCTGAAGACAACGACAGAAGCGCAAATCCGCTCGTTTTTGGAAATTTATTGGGTTGCCGAACCTTATGATGAAACGGCAGCGTTTAAACAAATTCGTGAGCGCGCCGAGCGGCGGCTAGGGGCGTTGAAAAACGAAAAGCGCTATGAATCCGTTCCTCAACACGGTTTAGTTTGTACCGTTTGTAAAGAGCGGGAAGCGTTATGTTTGGAGGATATAGACGAGTTCGACCGATACGGTACGATGAAACAAAAATTGGAAAGAACATGGGAACGATGCGCGGGAATATACAAAGAACCGGAAGAAAATTCAGAACAAGAGCAATATGTTGGAAGAATAAAAAATAATGAGTTTTTGTGCGGTATTTGTCTTGGCAAACGCGTTGCGCGTGATTACTTCACCCCGATCTTCAAAGCAGCAGGAACAAAGTTCCGGACTTTTCCATCCGTAATGGAAATCGGTTCAGGGAAATATTATGCGATCGTGATGATGGACGGCGACAATATGGGAAAATGGTTTTCAGGAGAGAACAAGGAAGACTATAGCCGCATCAGCCAAAAGCTTGCGCATTTTTCCCAGAAAGTTGTACCGAACATCGTTGAGACGGACTATCATGGCCGGCTTGTATATGCGGGTGGGGACGATGTTCTCGCTTTCGTTCCGGTAGATGAAGCGTTAAAAATAGCTGAGGAATTACGTTTTGCCTTTAGCGATGAAAAAAAAGGATTAGGAAAAGGCGCTACTGCTTCGGTCGGGCTGATCGTTGCCCATAAAAAGGCTCCGCTGCAATTAGTGTTAAATGAGGTGCGAAGACTAGAACAAAAAGCAAAAAGCTATTACTCGGAAACTACGAAACAACAAAAAGATGCGTTGGCGATCGCCGTTCACACTCATTCGGGAGAGATTTCGGAGGCGGTATTGCCATGGACCGTGGAACAGGAAAAAATCACCGATGAGTTACATCAATTTCTCTCACTGTTAAAGGAATCGCTATCACCAACATTCATTCATCATTTTACACAAGCTTTTTATCCTCTTTTACACGAAAAATATCATCTGAAGTGGGAAAACAAGGAAATGGTTCGGACAGAATTGCGTCGATTGTTGAAACGATCGATGAAAGAAGGCGCAAAAATAGATAATCTTGATTCGCATGTGGAAACACTTATGAAACTGCATGATATAGTACCAAGCGGATACGACTTTTTGTATCTATTGAAAATCTTAACCTTTTTCAAGCGGAAGGAGGGAACGGAAGAATGA